The region CCACCAGGCCAAAACGGGCCAACGAAAAGAACGGCCGCGAATACCAGTTCGTGACTTATCCGGCATTTGTGGCTTTAAAAAATCGAAAAGAATTTGCCGAATCCTGCCAGGTGCATCGGTTTTATTATGGAACGCCCAGAAAGCCTCTGGATGACACCTTGGCGCGGGGCGGCGTGATTCTGCTCGATGTCGATGTCAAAGGGGCATTTAAGCTTAAGGAAAAATACCCCACGGCGGCGATGATCTTCATCCTTCCCCCCGGCCGGAAAGAACTGGTCAGGCGATTAAAGCAGCGGGGGACTGAAGACGATAAGCATTTAAGAATCCGTCGCAGAAGAGCCTTAAGCGAAATGAAGCTGTACAAAAAATTCGAATACGTTATCATTAATGAAGATATGGATACAGCAGTCAACGAGGTGGAAATGATTGTCAGATCCTTGCATTGTCGCCTCGATAATTTAAATCAGGAACAAATAAAGCGCATTGTCGGTTAAGAACTTGAACTTATAGGAGGAGTCATGGTTAAGACGGCTTTTAGTGAATTGGATAAAGTGACCAAAAATCGTTATGAAGCAGTGCTTCTGGCCGCCCAGCGGGCGCGCCAGATAAACTCTCTCCGTCTGGCTCAGTTGGAGCGGATGGCCGAGGAAAATGTCACCATTGACGGCCGCAAGGTAACCAGCCTGGCGCTGCAGGATCTGGTGGCCGGAAAAGTCAAGTTCAGACGCCGCATCACCGAATAAGAATAGAAAGCAAGCAACTGATATGGCCAAG is a window of Candidatus Zixiibacteriota bacterium DNA encoding:
- the gmk gene encoding guanylate kinase, whose amino-acid sequence is MKKKGKIVIISSPSGGGKSSICRKLLARNKKNGWKFSISVTTRPKRANEKNGREYQFVTYPAFVALKNRKEFAESCQVHRFYYGTPRKPLDDTLARGGVILLDVDVKGAFKLKEKYPTAAMIFILPPGRKELVRRLKQRGTEDDKHLRIRRRRALSEMKLYKKFEYVIINEDMDTAVNEVEMIVRSLHCRLDNLNQEQIKRIVG
- the rpoZ gene encoding DNA-directed RNA polymerase subunit omega: MVKTAFSELDKVTKNRYEAVLLAAQRARQINSLRLAQLERMAEENVTIDGRKVTSLALQDLVAGKVKFRRRITE